A genomic window from Glaciihabitans sp. INWT7 includes:
- the galU gene encoding UTP--glucose-1-phosphate uridylyltransferase GalU yields MAFTITKAVIPAAGLGTRFLPATKAMPKEMLPVVDKPAIQYVVEEAVAAGLTDVLMITGRNKNALENHFDRVGELEATLLMKGDIERLRKVNYATDLAEVHYVRQGDPKGLGHAVLRARMHVGHEPFAVLLGDDIIDDRDVLLSRMLEEQGKRNATIVALLEVDPAQVHMYGIATVEATDDEDVVRITGLVEKPTREKAPSNYAIIGRYVLQPEIFDILEHTPAGKGGEIQLTDALQTLAANPSIAGGVYGVVFRGRRYDTGDRLDYIKAIVQLAVDRDDLGPDLRPWLKDFASTLE; encoded by the coding sequence ATGGCCTTCACAATCACTAAAGCTGTCATCCCCGCCGCGGGTCTGGGAACACGATTCCTGCCCGCGACGAAAGCGATGCCCAAGGAGATGCTGCCCGTCGTCGACAAGCCGGCGATCCAGTATGTGGTGGAGGAGGCTGTCGCGGCCGGCCTCACCGATGTACTGATGATCACGGGTCGAAACAAGAATGCGCTCGAGAACCACTTCGACCGCGTGGGCGAGCTCGAGGCCACTCTGCTCATGAAGGGCGACATCGAGCGCCTCCGCAAAGTGAACTACGCGACCGATCTCGCCGAGGTGCATTACGTGCGCCAGGGCGACCCCAAGGGACTCGGACACGCGGTGCTTCGCGCCCGGATGCACGTGGGCCACGAGCCCTTCGCCGTGTTGCTCGGCGACGACATCATCGACGACCGGGACGTCTTGCTCTCTCGCATGCTCGAAGAGCAGGGCAAGCGCAACGCCACGATCGTCGCACTGCTCGAGGTCGACCCCGCGCAAGTGCACATGTATGGAATCGCCACCGTCGAGGCCACCGACGACGAGGATGTCGTGCGGATCACCGGACTGGTCGAGAAGCCCACCCGCGAGAAGGCCCCTTCCAACTACGCGATCATCGGTCGCTACGTTCTGCAGCCCGAGATCTTCGACATCCTCGAGCACACTCCTGCAGGCAAGGGCGGCGAGATCCAGCTCACGGATGCGCTCCAGACGCTCGCGGCCAACCCGAGCATCGCGGGCGGCGTGTACGGCGTCGTCTTCCGTGGTCGCCGCTACGACACCGGGGATCGGCTCGACTACATCAAGGCCATCGTGCAGCTCGCGGTCGACCGTGACGACCTCGGTCCGGATCTGCGCCCGTGGCTCAAGGACTTCGCAAGCACCCTCGAGTAG
- a CDS encoding 5-formyltetrahydrofolate cyclo-ligase, with the protein MTGDESHQKRALRAELRERRRIMTTREREQTTSQLCDHLIELATRLGVSSVAAYLPTTEEPNIRPFLNWADVQKIRILYPISRDDGLLDWTAGDGDTEIEGLFGMPEPVGELLGPIAINDVDLILVPAASVDRTGMRMGWGRGYFDRTLGSMEKCPPVYAVIFDRELVDSVPSEVHDKRVDGVVTPSAIVSF; encoded by the coding sequence GTGACAGGAGACGAGAGCCACCAGAAGCGCGCCCTTCGGGCCGAGCTTCGGGAGCGGCGGCGCATCATGACGACCCGCGAGCGTGAACAGACCACCAGTCAACTGTGCGACCACCTCATCGAGCTGGCCACGCGACTGGGGGTGAGCTCGGTGGCGGCCTACCTTCCGACGACGGAGGAGCCGAACATCCGGCCGTTCCTCAACTGGGCCGATGTGCAGAAGATCCGCATCCTCTACCCGATCTCCCGCGATGACGGTCTGCTCGACTGGACAGCCGGCGACGGCGACACGGAGATCGAAGGCCTGTTCGGCATGCCGGAGCCGGTGGGCGAGCTGCTCGGACCCATTGCCATCAATGACGTCGACCTGATCCTCGTGCCGGCGGCATCCGTCGATCGCACCGGGATGCGCATGGGATGGGGTCGCGGCTACTTCGATCGCACCCTCGGATCCATGGAGAAGTGTCCGCCGGTCTATGCTGTGATCTTCGACAGGGAGTTGGTCGACAGTGTGCCGAGCGAGGTGCACGACAAGCGCGTGGACGGTGTGGTCACCCCCAGCGCCATCGTCAGCTTCTGA
- the mscL gene encoding large conductance mechanosensitive channel protein MscL yields the protein MRDNRGVPVLKGFKEFILRGNVIDLAVGIIIGAAFTAIVTALVSSIFNPIIGVLFNASDLTKAFQVTIPAIGGGKPGVIAFGAVLAAIIQFLIIAFVVYFAIVLPINHLGKIAFAKQKQEEEATPADLPPTETELLIQIRDLLAGRPSPEGDHTLPATAPTGGAHAAP from the coding sequence ATGAGAGACAACAGAGGAGTGCCCGTGCTCAAAGGCTTCAAAGAATTCATTCTCCGCGGTAACGTGATCGACCTCGCGGTCGGTATCATCATCGGCGCGGCGTTCACCGCCATCGTCACCGCCCTGGTGTCGAGTATCTTCAACCCGATCATCGGGGTGCTGTTCAACGCATCAGATCTGACGAAGGCGTTCCAGGTCACCATTCCCGCAATCGGCGGGGGCAAGCCGGGAGTGATCGCATTCGGCGCGGTGCTCGCCGCGATCATCCAGTTCCTGATCATCGCTTTCGTGGTCTACTTCGCGATCGTTCTGCCCATCAACCACCTGGGCAAGATCGCCTTCGCCAAGCAGAAGCAGGAGGAGGAGGCCACCCCGGCCGACCTGCCGCCGACCGAGACCGAGCTGCTCATCCAGATCCGCGACCTCCTCGCCGGACGCCCGTCACCCGAGGGCGACCACACACTGCCCGCGACCGCACCGACCGGTGGAGCGCACGCGGCCCCGTAA
- a CDS encoding ATP-binding protein codes for MWRANRSQDDDFFAEPSDSHAHAERQVTAPHALTLGDPNYSLSNVAEPTWQGWRSQLGGIGGVSPLLHFVDGPRTRIELGATHPGGLAQFITGKSTLLSNLIRDDIALRAAKIAAAEIADKSLELATARGIDSIHLGIGIAEWQFEGVQFRAPVLLRPLAIRRYGSNFELKLKGAPFLNPELSRALEAQFQISLDAEAFVALAEEDGSFKPNPVIDRLRGLTSHLEWFNVQPRLVVSSFADVSRAMESDASDLEHPLLDALAGNPSAKWAIEESYAPVEPQSPDRRTPETDTLLLDADAEQEHVIAQIAAGNSVVVKTLPGTGATQTIVNAIGALVGQNKRVLVVSARRSSLAGIAQRFGDVGLAGLAVAPGTLRRDLIRSIGRNEKSRAPQIGEVDDALVRLRKVLLDYRGAVARTDPALRVSVLDCLTELSRLALLADPPATTARLSRQSVELMADDRAGAARAMVEAAGLGEFRYGPGDSPWYGASFATSEAASRAHAIAKQLHHTELPRLVERASDLISGTRMRPFETINELGIYLRLLIDIRDTLDRFLPVVFDRSLSELIAATSSRKDSPEMSSANRRRLKKLAREYVRPGVHIGDINESLQHIQQQRILWQRFVAAGVTPEVPVGIADVQVAYQQVAQDLEFLDEPLGAVTRETQLIHLPIHILTERVAALAAESDVLNNLQERAELLATLRHLQLDPLLDDLASRHVPDEQVAAELELAWWQSALESLLEADRALLNANTSVLDRLEADFRLVDEAHAAGSAQLLAWQLAENWNIGLVDWPDEASALKTALRGGAVDARDLQEAAPHLSRTIAPVWLASPYEVAGITDTLAFDTVVLVDAGATTLAENLGAIRRGKQTVAFGDPVTQTPSPFTVGLAGAVDAAQLDAEALDALHADSALARLSSMLPTLALTRSYRAGGEDLAELVNRRFYAGKIESFPWAGSFLGHGSIRLDFLADGSGMPDPESGGVESVDAEVNRAVELVIEHAATRPHESLMVITASARHAVRVQQAVLAATSGRPELSDFVLGDRPEPFTVTTIEQAVAQSRDRVIFSIGYGRTPHGRVLSDFGALGRPGGERLLAVAMTRARRSMVIVTCFEAQDIDEDRMHFGAIALAEILTDVTARNALGTSSDDSEPMLVDLARRLQLRGLRVALGHRGKLGLVASHQGMCLTIETDSVLHGSSLRESLRLRPEMLRRLGWHYLRVHAFELFSEPDVVADRIVTMLGASSLAPETQPIPIVGAAGGAAQQG; via the coding sequence GTGTGGCGTGCCAATAGATCTCAGGATGACGACTTCTTCGCGGAGCCGAGCGATAGCCATGCCCATGCGGAGCGCCAGGTGACCGCGCCGCACGCGCTGACCCTCGGCGACCCCAACTACTCGCTCTCCAACGTGGCGGAGCCCACCTGGCAGGGTTGGCGGTCTCAGCTCGGTGGCATCGGCGGCGTATCTCCGCTGTTGCATTTCGTGGACGGACCACGCACCCGCATCGAGCTCGGCGCGACGCATCCGGGTGGCCTCGCCCAGTTCATCACCGGCAAGTCGACACTCCTCTCCAACCTGATCCGGGACGACATCGCCCTGCGGGCAGCGAAGATCGCCGCCGCAGAGATCGCCGACAAGAGCCTCGAGCTCGCCACCGCTCGCGGCATCGACTCGATCCACCTGGGCATCGGGATCGCCGAGTGGCAGTTCGAGGGCGTGCAGTTCCGGGCGCCCGTGCTGTTGCGACCACTGGCCATCCGCCGCTACGGGAGCAATTTCGAGCTCAAGCTCAAGGGGGCGCCGTTCCTCAACCCGGAGCTCTCCCGGGCGCTCGAGGCACAGTTTCAGATCTCCCTCGATGCGGAAGCCTTCGTGGCGCTCGCCGAGGAGGACGGTTCGTTTAAGCCGAATCCCGTGATCGATCGGCTGCGCGGCCTCACCTCGCATCTCGAGTGGTTCAATGTGCAGCCGCGACTGGTCGTCTCCTCCTTCGCGGACGTGTCGCGTGCGATGGAGTCCGATGCCAGCGACCTCGAGCACCCGCTTCTCGACGCCCTCGCGGGAAACCCCTCGGCCAAGTGGGCCATCGAGGAGAGCTACGCCCCGGTCGAGCCGCAGAGCCCCGACCGGCGCACCCCGGAGACCGACACCCTCCTGCTCGATGCGGATGCGGAGCAGGAGCACGTGATCGCCCAGATCGCCGCCGGCAACTCGGTAGTCGTCAAGACCCTGCCGGGCACGGGCGCCACCCAGACCATCGTGAACGCCATCGGTGCCCTCGTCGGTCAGAACAAACGGGTGCTGGTGGTCAGCGCGCGGCGCTCCTCGCTCGCGGGCATCGCGCAGCGTTTCGGGGATGTCGGCCTCGCCGGCCTCGCGGTCGCTCCCGGCACGCTTCGCCGCGACCTCATCCGCTCGATCGGTCGCAACGAGAAGTCCCGCGCGCCCCAGATCGGCGAAGTGGATGACGCCCTCGTCCGCCTGCGCAAGGTGCTGCTCGACTATCGCGGCGCGGTCGCGCGCACCGACCCGGCCCTGCGTGTCTCGGTGCTCGACTGCCTCACCGAGCTCTCCCGCCTCGCCCTCCTTGCCGACCCGCCCGCCACCACTGCCCGATTGTCCCGCCAGTCGGTAGAGCTGATGGCGGATGACCGCGCCGGCGCGGCCCGTGCCATGGTCGAGGCTGCCGGCCTCGGCGAGTTCCGCTATGGCCCGGGTGATTCGCCCTGGTACGGAGCCAGCTTCGCGACGAGCGAAGCGGCGTCGCGCGCCCACGCCATCGCCAAGCAGCTCCATCACACCGAGTTGCCTCGACTGGTCGAACGGGCCAGCGACCTCATCTCCGGCACGCGCATGCGGCCGTTCGAGACGATCAACGAACTCGGCATCTACCTTCGGCTGCTCATCGACATCCGTGACACCCTCGACCGGTTCCTGCCCGTGGTGTTCGACCGATCGCTCAGCGAGCTGATCGCGGCGACCTCCTCCCGCAAGGATTCCCCGGAGATGTCCTCGGCCAATCGCCGTCGCCTCAAGAAGCTCGCGCGGGAGTACGTGCGTCCCGGCGTTCACATCGGAGACATCAACGAGAGCCTTCAGCACATCCAGCAGCAGCGCATCCTGTGGCAGCGCTTCGTCGCGGCGGGAGTCACGCCGGAGGTACCCGTCGGCATCGCGGACGTCCAGGTGGCCTACCAGCAGGTGGCGCAGGACCTCGAATTCCTCGATGAGCCGCTCGGTGCAGTGACGCGCGAGACGCAGCTGATCCACTTGCCGATCCACATCCTCACCGAGCGGGTCGCCGCACTCGCGGCGGAGTCGGACGTGCTGAACAACCTCCAGGAGCGCGCCGAGTTGCTCGCGACCCTGCGTCACCTCCAGCTCGACCCGCTTCTCGACGACCTCGCCTCGCGCCACGTACCCGACGAGCAGGTCGCCGCCGAACTCGAACTCGCCTGGTGGCAGTCGGCACTCGAGTCCCTTCTCGAGGCCGATCGCGCCCTGCTCAACGCGAATACCTCGGTGCTCGACCGTCTCGAGGCGGACTTCCGGCTCGTCGACGAGGCGCACGCCGCCGGTAGTGCCCAGTTGCTGGCCTGGCAGCTCGCGGAGAACTGGAACATCGGTCTGGTGGACTGGCCCGACGAGGCGAGCGCGCTCAAGACCGCCCTGCGCGGGGGAGCGGTGGATGCCCGAGACCTGCAGGAGGCCGCCCCGCATCTCTCGCGAACGATCGCGCCGGTCTGGCTCGCGTCCCCCTACGAGGTGGCCGGGATCACCGACACTCTGGCGTTCGACACCGTCGTGCTTGTGGACGCCGGCGCCACGACGCTCGCTGAGAACCTGGGCGCCATCCGCCGTGGCAAGCAGACCGTCGCCTTCGGTGATCCGGTCACCCAGACGCCGTCGCCGTTCACGGTCGGGTTGGCCGGCGCCGTCGACGCCGCACAGCTCGACGCCGAAGCGCTCGACGCCCTCCACGCCGATTCTGCGCTCGCACGCCTGTCGTCCATGCTGCCCACCCTCGCTCTCACCCGCAGCTACCGCGCCGGCGGGGAGGACCTCGCGGAACTGGTCAACCGCCGCTTCTATGCAGGCAAGATCGAGTCGTTCCCCTGGGCGGGCAGCTTCCTCGGGCACGGGAGCATCCGCCTCGACTTCCTTGCCGACGGATCGGGCATGCCCGATCCGGAGTCCGGCGGCGTCGAGAGCGTCGATGCCGAGGTCAATCGCGCGGTCGAACTCGTCATCGAACATGCGGCGACGCGCCCGCACGAATCCCTCATGGTGATCACCGCCAGCGCCCGCCATGCGGTTCGCGTGCAGCAGGCAGTGCTCGCGGCCACCTCCGGTCGTCCCGAGCTCAGCGACTTCGTGCTCGGCGACCGCCCGGAGCCCTTCACGGTGACGACCATCGAACAGGCCGTCGCTCAGAGCCGCGACCGCGTGATCTTCTCCATCGGTTACGGACGGACGCCACACGGTCGGGTGCTCTCGGACTTCGGCGCCCTCGGTCGCCCGGGCGGAGAGCGGCTACTCGCGGTCGCGATGACCCGCGCCCGCCGATCGATGGTGATCGTCACCTGCTTCGAAGCGCAGGACATCGACGAGGATCGCATGCACTTCGGCGCGATCGCCCTCGCGGAGATCCTCACCGACGTGACGGCTCGCAACGCGCTCGGAACATCCTCGGACGACAGCGAGCCGATGCTCGTCGATCTCGCCAGGCGCCTACAGCTCCGCGGCCTGCGCGTGGCCCTCGGTCACCGCGGCAAGCTCGGGCTCGTGGCATCCCACCAGGGCATGTGCCTCACCATCGAGACGGACTCGGTGCTGCACGGCTCGAGCCTTCGAGAGTCGCTGCGGCTGCGCCCCGAGATGCTGCGCCGCCTCGGATGGCACTACCTGCGCGTTCACGCCTTCGAACTGTTCAGCGAGCCGGATGTCGTCGCCGACCGCATCGTGACGATGCTCGGCGCGTCCTCCCTCGCTCCGGAGACCCAGCCCATCCCGATCGTCGGCGCGGCCGGTGGCGCGGCACAGCAGGGCTGA
- a CDS encoding aminotransferase class I/II-fold pyridoxal phosphate-dependent enzyme, which produces MSETTTVLESQYAELRAKNLSLDLTRGKPSPAQLDLSNALLGLPGADDYRDAAGVDLRNYGGPDGLIELREIFSELLAIPVAQLLASGNASLAVMHDTIVAALLHGVSGGAGPWRDVQGLSFLCPVPGYDRHFAICEALGIRMIPVPFVDGALDLDTIRRLVAEDAGIRGMWAVPMYANPTGTSFSVEEVEALVSMPTAAPDFRLFWDNAYAVHHLTDDEPAVIDVLALAEAAGNADRPFVFASTSKITFPGSGVSFFGASASNIAWKKHHTAVQTIGPDKINQLRHVRMLGDADGVRRLMRAHRAIVEPRFAAVLEILERRLTGVATWTTPTGGYFVSLDVPHGAASAAVALAGQIGVAVTPAGSSFPYGDDPDDTNIRIAPTFPSQSDLEAAIDALCTCVLLAVERMSLPPFE; this is translated from the coding sequence GTGAGCGAAACCACCACAGTCCTCGAATCCCAGTACGCGGAACTCCGCGCGAAGAACCTCTCGCTCGACCTCACCCGTGGCAAGCCGTCACCGGCCCAGCTCGACCTGTCGAACGCCCTCCTCGGTCTCCCGGGCGCGGACGATTACCGCGACGCCGCGGGTGTCGACCTGCGAAACTACGGCGGACCGGACGGCCTCATCGAACTGCGCGAGATCTTCTCCGAGCTTCTCGCCATCCCCGTCGCCCAGTTGCTCGCCTCGGGCAACGCGAGTCTCGCGGTCATGCATGACACGATCGTCGCCGCCCTCCTGCACGGGGTGTCCGGCGGGGCGGGGCCGTGGCGCGATGTGCAGGGACTCAGCTTCCTCTGCCCGGTTCCCGGGTACGACCGCCACTTCGCGATCTGCGAGGCTCTCGGCATCCGCATGATCCCGGTGCCGTTCGTCGACGGCGCGCTCGATCTCGATACGATCCGTCGCCTGGTCGCCGAGGATGCGGGCATCCGCGGCATGTGGGCGGTGCCGATGTATGCGAACCCCACCGGCACGAGCTTCAGCGTCGAGGAGGTCGAGGCGCTCGTGAGCATGCCGACGGCCGCCCCCGATTTCCGACTGTTCTGGGACAACGCGTATGCGGTGCACCACCTCACCGACGATGAGCCGGCCGTCATCGACGTGCTCGCTCTTGCCGAAGCCGCGGGCAATGCCGATCGCCCCTTCGTGTTCGCGTCGACGTCGAAGATCACCTTCCCGGGATCCGGCGTCTCGTTCTTCGGGGCATCAGCGAGCAACATCGCGTGGAAGAAGCACCACACGGCCGTGCAGACGATCGGTCCCGACAAGATCAACCAGCTTCGCCACGTGCGGATGCTCGGGGACGCCGACGGCGTGCGTCGCCTCATGCGCGCCCACCGCGCCATCGTGGAGCCGCGCTTTGCGGCAGTGCTCGAGATCCTCGAGCGTCGGCTCACCGGTGTCGCCACGTGGACCACTCCGACCGGTGGCTACTTCGTGAGCCTCGATGTTCCGCACGGCGCGGCCTCGGCGGCGGTGGCGCTCGCTGGCCAGATCGGCGTCGCCGTGACGCCCGCGGGCTCGAGCTTCCCCTACGGCGACGACCCCGACGACACGAACATCCGCATCGCTCCGACCTTCCCGTCGCAGTCCGACCTCGAGGCCGCGATCGATGCGCTCTGCACCTGTGTGCTGCTCGCCGTCGAGCGGATGTCGCTGCCGCCGTTCGAGTAG
- a CDS encoding MFS transporter, translating into MLEPRRKARIAVSALFLLNGAAFANIVPRFPDIKAALDLSNGEFGIAVAAYPLGALVAGTLGGAVIRRWTSARIGPLAVLLLSLNLVLIGAAPVWWLFAVGLFIAGALDSIADIANNAHGLRVERLYGTSILNSMHALWSVGAVIGGVMGAVAAGARIPPVWHFASAAVVFIVLALLAGRWMLAGSDLADATIPAVPHEHRGRFGLARLLVALGLVAAAANMLEDVTSTWSAVYLRDSLGTGAVVAGFGFIALQGAQTVGRFAGDSLVTRFGDRAVARVGASLGLIGMSVALLFPTAVTTIVAFGLVGAGIGTLIPGAIRTAEALPGLAPGTGLTWVTTTIRIGLFLSPPLVGFVADIASLRVALILMPVLALVILVLSRALGRRTA; encoded by the coding sequence ATGCTCGAACCCCGGCGGAAAGCGCGAATCGCCGTCTCCGCACTCTTCCTGCTGAATGGTGCGGCCTTCGCCAACATCGTGCCCCGGTTTCCCGACATCAAAGCCGCCCTCGACCTCTCCAACGGTGAATTCGGCATCGCGGTGGCCGCTTATCCACTCGGCGCGCTGGTCGCCGGAACGCTCGGTGGTGCGGTGATCCGGCGGTGGACCTCTGCACGGATCGGACCGCTCGCGGTGCTGCTGCTCTCGCTCAACCTCGTGCTGATCGGGGCCGCGCCGGTCTGGTGGTTGTTCGCGGTCGGTCTCTTCATCGCCGGCGCTCTCGATTCGATCGCGGACATCGCAAACAACGCCCACGGATTGCGGGTCGAGCGGCTGTACGGCACGTCCATCCTCAACTCGATGCACGCGCTGTGGAGCGTCGGAGCAGTGATCGGCGGCGTCATGGGAGCGGTCGCCGCCGGCGCACGCATCCCCCCGGTCTGGCACTTCGCCTCAGCCGCCGTGGTCTTCATCGTGCTCGCCCTCCTGGCCGGCCGGTGGATGCTCGCGGGCTCAGACCTCGCGGACGCAACGATCCCCGCGGTGCCGCACGAGCATCGCGGTCGCTTCGGCCTCGCCCGGCTTCTGGTCGCCCTCGGCCTCGTCGCGGCCGCCGCCAACATGCTGGAGGACGTCACCTCCACCTGGAGCGCGGTCTATCTGCGTGATTCGCTCGGCACCGGTGCCGTGGTCGCCGGCTTCGGCTTCATCGCGCTCCAGGGCGCGCAGACCGTCGGTCGATTCGCCGGCGACTCGCTGGTGACGCGTTTCGGCGACCGGGCCGTGGCGCGAGTCGGGGCATCCCTCGGCCTGATCGGGATGTCTGTCGCGCTCCTCTTTCCGACGGCCGTCACCACCATCGTGGCCTTCGGCCTGGTGGGGGCGGGTATCGGAACGCTGATCCCCGGGGCGATCCGTACCGCGGAAGCCCTCCCTGGTCTGGCGCCCGGCACCGGGCTCACCTGGGTGACCACGACGATCAGGATCGGACTCTTCCTGTCGCCGCCCCTGGTCGGATTCGTCGCGGACATCGCCTCCCTGCGGGTGGCACTCATCCTCATGCCCGTGCTCGCGCTCGTGATTCTCGTGCTCAGTCGCGCCCTCGGTCGCCGCACCGCCTGA
- a CDS encoding C40 family peptidase, which translates to MAMAIGMAATMAIPAVSASATATPTAASSNAVADFIQHSQQSKAQQLRVSAAVAETPVTRDKTTVFYAAAVQTADGVYAGGAMPATPLSVGASMHINPPDLGGGGEAVVQYALQFVGMVPYILGGNSPSTGFSCDTFVRYVYGQFGVSLAGDAVAEASKGTVIPESEAVMGDLVYYSHQHIGFYDGHGGIVDAPKPGTDVSHRAIWGHPVFIRL; encoded by the coding sequence ATGGCCATGGCGATCGGGATGGCCGCGACCATGGCCATACCGGCGGTCTCGGCCTCGGCGACCGCCACCCCCACCGCAGCGTCGTCGAATGCTGTCGCCGACTTCATCCAGCACTCCCAGCAGTCGAAGGCGCAGCAGCTGCGCGTGAGCGCCGCGGTCGCCGAAACCCCGGTGACCCGCGACAAGACGACGGTGTTCTACGCCGCTGCGGTGCAGACCGCCGACGGTGTCTATGCCGGTGGCGCGATGCCGGCCACTCCCCTGTCGGTCGGGGCGAGCATGCACATCAATCCTCCGGACCTCGGCGGCGGCGGCGAAGCTGTCGTGCAGTACGCCCTGCAATTCGTGGGGATGGTGCCCTACATCCTCGGCGGAAATTCGCCGAGCACCGGATTCAGTTGCGACACCTTCGTGCGTTACGTCTACGGCCAGTTCGGCGTCTCCCTTGCGGGCGACGCCGTCGCGGAGGCGAGCAAGGGCACGGTCATCCCCGAGTCAGAGGCCGTCATGGGCGACCTGGTCTACTACTCGCACCAGCACATCGGCTTCTACGACGGCCATGGCGGCATCGTGGATGCGCCGAAACCCGGCACGGACGTCTCGCACCGCGCGATCTGGGGCCACCCGGTCTTCATCCGGCTGTAG